The DNA sequence GTCGCCCGCTAGTGCGGCCGCGCGCCTAGCGCCCGAGGCCCCGGAACCGCCACCCCGCGGCACGCCACCGGTCGGCGTCGAGCGCGTTGCGGCCGTCGATGACCAGGCGCCGGGAGACCAGCGCGCCCAGCTCCTCCGGGTCGAGCTCCGTGAACTCGGGCCACTCGGTGATCAGCACCACGACATCCGCGGCCGCGGCCGCCTCGGCGGCGGACTCCACATAGGTCAGCTGCGGCGCACGGCGGCGCGCGTTCGCGATGGCCTCGGGATCGGTCGCGGTGACGACCGCGCCGCCCTCCGCCAAGCGCACGGCGATGTCGAGGGCCGGCGAGTCGCGGATGTCGTCCGAGTGCGGCTTGAAGGCCAGGCCCAGGACTGCGACACGCACGCCGTCGAGGCCGCCGGCCTCCTCGCGCACCAGGTCGACCACCCGCTCGCGGCGGCGCAGGTTGATCTTGTCCACCTCGTCCAGGAACCGGACGGAGTCGCCGCGGCCGAGCTCCCGGGCGCGGGCGCTGAACGCGCGGATGTCCTTCGGGAGGCAGCCGCCGCCGAAGCCGACGCCCGCGTTGAGGAAGCGCCGACCGATCCGCGCGTCGTGACCGATCGCGTCCGCGAGCTGCGTCACATCCGCACCCGTGGCCTCCGCGATCTCGGCCATCGCGTTGATGAAGGAGATCTTCGTCGCGAGGAACGCGTTCGCGGCGACCTTCACCAGCTCCGCCGTGGCGTAGTCGGTCACGATCACCGGGGTGCCGTTCGCGACGGCGCCGGCGTAGACCTCGTCCAGGATGCGGGCGGCGCGTGCGCCATCCTCGCCCTCCGGCACACCGTAGACGAGCCGGTCGGGGCTCACCGTGTCCTTGACGGCGAAGCCCTCGCGGAGGAACTCCGGGTTCCAGGCGAGCGTCGCGCCCGGCACGCGCTCGGCGACGAGCTCCGCGAGCCGGGAGGCCGTGCCGACCGGGACGGTGCTCTTGCCGACGATCACATCGCCGGGCGAGACGTGCTCCAGCAGGGAGGCGAACGCGGCGTCCACGAACCGGAGGTCGGCGGCGTCGCCCTCCGCGGACTGCGGCGTGCCGACGGCGACGAAGTGCACGTCCGCGTCCGCGACGGCGGAGAAGTCGGTGGTGAAGCGCAGGCGCCCGCTGGCGGTCGCGGAGGCGAGCACTTCGGGAAGGCCCGGCTCGAAGAACGGCGCGCGCGCCTCGGAGAGCGCGGCGATCTTGGCCTCGTCGACATCGACGCCGACGACGGTGTGGCCGAGGTCGGCCATGGCTGCGGCGTGGACGGCTCCGAGGTAGCCGACGCCGATGACGGAGATGCGCATCAGGTGAAGTCCGGGTCCGGTTCGGTGTCGCAGGCGGTGGTCGCGGACACCGGCCAGTGCCGGCGGCCGTTGTTGAGGACGCCCTGGCTCTCGTCCAGGTAGCAGTTGCCGCACAGCGCCTCGTAGCTCACCGAGGCG is a window from the Leifsonia shinshuensis genome containing:
- a CDS encoding UDP-glucose dehydrogenase family protein, with product MRISVIGVGYLGAVHAAAMADLGHTVVGVDVDEAKIAALSEARAPFFEPGLPEVLASATASGRLRFTTDFSAVADADVHFVAVGTPQSAEGDAADLRFVDAAFASLLEHVSPGDVIVGKSTVPVGTASRLAELVAERVPGATLAWNPEFLREGFAVKDTVSPDRLVYGVPEGEDGARAARILDEVYAGAVANGTPVIVTDYATAELVKVAANAFLATKISFINAMAEIAEATGADVTQLADAIGHDARIGRRFLNAGVGFGGGCLPKDIRAFSARARELGRGDSVRFLDEVDKINLRRRERVVDLVREEAGGLDGVRVAVLGLAFKPHSDDIRDSPALDIAVRLAEGGAVVTATDPEAIANARRRAPQLTYVESAAEAAAAADVVVLITEWPEFTELDPEELGALVSRRLVIDGRNALDADRWRAAGWRFRGLGR